Proteins encoded together in one Flavobacteriales bacterium window:
- a CDS encoding ABC transporter permease, with product MFDREKWGEVLESIGKNKLRAVLTGFSVFWGIFMLIILLGAGAGLRNGFSYNFRNTATNSIRIWGNETSKPWKGLPPNRAIALEDTDIAALRNTIPGIQHISGQYSVWRGQSKLQYGMSSGSYSIRGIQPAYQQLQHQRIVDGRFINEVDQVQDRKVIVIAEDCRTELFKKEDPLHKWVNVNGIPFEVVGLYEYDTGGPERGQRSPVYIPLSAAQKVFNAKGIVDDITFSFADASIAGAKRAEQRAVHTLARRHDFDPTDERALWVDNNVENVGTMNSIFGGITAFLWFVGIGSLIAGIVGVSNIMLIVVKERTREIGIRKALGATPANVVGQVLLESVFITGMAGWLGLVLGIFLMEGIASAVPGSEFFRDPTIRIDVAITALIALIIAGALAGFIPARRAAAIRPIEALRDE from the coding sequence ATGTTCGATAGGGAGAAATGGGGAGAGGTGCTCGAGAGCATCGGCAAGAACAAGCTGAGGGCCGTGCTCACCGGCTTTTCCGTGTTCTGGGGCATCTTCATGCTCATCATTCTCCTTGGTGCGGGTGCGGGGCTGCGGAACGGCTTCAGCTACAACTTCCGCAACACGGCCACCAACAGCATCCGCATCTGGGGCAACGAGACCAGCAAGCCCTGGAAGGGTCTGCCGCCGAACCGGGCCATCGCGCTGGAGGACACCGACATCGCGGCGCTGCGGAACACCATCCCCGGCATCCAGCACATCAGCGGTCAATACAGCGTGTGGCGCGGGCAGAGCAAGCTGCAGTACGGCATGAGCTCGGGCAGCTACAGCATCCGCGGCATCCAACCCGCCTACCAGCAACTGCAGCACCAGCGCATTGTCGACGGACGCTTCATCAACGAAGTGGACCAGGTGCAGGACCGCAAGGTGATCGTGATCGCCGAGGACTGCCGCACGGAGCTGTTCAAGAAGGAGGATCCACTTCACAAGTGGGTGAACGTGAACGGCATCCCGTTCGAGGTGGTGGGGTTGTACGAGTACGACACCGGTGGCCCCGAGCGGGGCCAGCGCAGTCCGGTGTACATCCCGCTCAGCGCCGCCCAGAAGGTGTTCAACGCCAAGGGCATCGTGGACGACATCACCTTCAGCTTCGCCGACGCCAGCATCGCAGGGGCGAAGCGTGCGGAACAGCGGGCCGTCCACACCCTGGCGCGACGACACGACTTCGATCCCACGGATGAGCGCGCGTTGTGGGTGGACAACAACGTGGAGAACGTGGGAACGATGAACTCCATCTTCGGTGGCATCACGGCCTTCCTGTGGTTCGTCGGCATCGGGTCGCTGATCGCGGGCATCGTGGGGGTCAGCAACATCATGCTCATCGTGGTGAAGGAGCGCACGCGAGAGATCGGCATCCGCAAGGCCCTGGGGGCCACACCGGCCAACGTGGTGGGCCAGGTGCTGCTGGAATCCGTGTTCATCACCGGGATGGCGGGCTGGCTGGGGCTGGTGCTCGGCATCTTCCTGATGGAGGGCATCGCCAGTGCGGTGCCGGGCAGCGAGTTCTTCCGCGACCCCACCATCCGCATCGATGTGGCCATCACGGCCTTGATCGCGCTGATCATCGCCGGAGCGCTGGCCGGCTTCATCCCCGCCCGCCGCGCCGCCGCCATCCGTCCCATCGAAGCCTTACGCGACGAGTAA
- a CDS encoding ABC transporter permease, producing the protein MFDNDRWGEIWNTLSRNKLRSFLTMFGVGWGIFMLVVMLGMGNGLKNAVLGGFEGFATNSCFLWTMPTTKPYAGFQKGRSFTFDNEDISIIRNNVPGIEVCSPQLQLGGWQSGNNVSYGSKVGAFSVYGSEPEVIQVEAIRLPQGRFLNHADLSEERKVAVIGQDVVDQLFKPADPLGKYIKINGVYFQVVGVSKKKSSAEMGDNPDAKIYVPFTTFQKAFNALNQVHWFTLVAEPGVDVGAVEKQVRQLMARKHRVDPTDESAFGSWNMQEFYGQMNGLFLGIGGLSWFVGICTLLAGAIGIGNIMLVSIQERTKEIGIRRSLGATPRNITGQIVQEALTLTFIAGYFGLLVGVGVLEAIRTVAGDGDFFKNPGVDLFVALVAFAVLIASGLLAGLLPARRALAIKAVDALRAE; encoded by the coding sequence ATGTTCGACAACGACCGCTGGGGAGAGATCTGGAACACGCTGAGCAGGAACAAGCTGCGCAGCTTCCTCACCATGTTCGGTGTGGGGTGGGGCATCTTCATGCTCGTGGTGATGCTGGGCATGGGCAACGGGCTGAAGAACGCGGTGCTCGGCGGATTCGAGGGCTTCGCCACCAACAGCTGTTTCCTATGGACGATGCCCACCACAAAGCCGTATGCGGGCTTCCAGAAGGGCCGTTCGTTCACCTTCGACAACGAGGATATCAGCATCATTCGCAACAATGTGCCGGGCATCGAGGTGTGCTCGCCGCAGCTGCAACTGGGCGGATGGCAAAGCGGCAACAACGTGAGCTACGGCTCCAAAGTGGGTGCGTTCAGTGTATATGGCAGCGAACCGGAGGTCATCCAGGTCGAGGCCATACGCCTGCCCCAAGGCCGGTTCCTGAACCACGCCGACCTGAGCGAAGAGCGCAAAGTGGCGGTGATCGGGCAGGATGTGGTGGATCAGTTGTTCAAGCCCGCGGACCCGCTGGGGAAGTACATCAAGATCAACGGGGTCTACTTCCAGGTGGTGGGTGTAAGCAAGAAGAAGAGCAGCGCCGAGATGGGCGACAACCCCGACGCCAAGATCTATGTGCCCTTCACCACGTTCCAGAAGGCCTTCAACGCGCTCAACCAGGTGCACTGGTTCACCCTGGTGGCCGAACCGGGGGTGGACGTAGGCGCGGTGGAGAAGCAGGTGCGGCAGCTGATGGCGCGGAAGCATCGCGTGGACCCTACGGACGAGAGCGCTTTCGGCAGCTGGAACATGCAGGAGTTCTACGGCCAGATGAACGGCCTCTTCCTCGGCATCGGTGGGCTCAGCTGGTTCGTAGGCATCTGCACGCTGCTGGCGGGCGCCATCGGCATCGGCAACATCATGCTGGTGAGCATCCAGGAGCGCACCAAGGAGATCGGCATCCGCCGCAGCCTGGGCGCCACCCCGCGCAACATCACCGGGCAGATCGTGCAGGAGGCCCTCACCCTCACCTTCATCGCCGGCTACTTCGGGCTGCTGGTGGGCGTAGGCGTGTTGGAGGCCATCCGCACGGTGGCCGGTGATGGCGACTTCTTCAAGAACCCGGGCGTCGACCTCTTCGTCGCCCTCGTCGCCTTCGCCGTGCTCATCGCCAGCGGCCTCCTCGCCGGGCTGTTGCCCGCGCGCCGCGCCCTGGCCATCAAGGCCGTGGATGCGCTGCGCGCCGAATGA
- a CDS encoding efflux RND transporter periplasmic adaptor subunit, whose product MKKILKYLLFIGLGALFIWTLYFLYQKSASRPDEFKVEKLARNNVVKKTVANGKMVPRKEILIKPVVSGIIAELYVEAGEVVKRDQPLAKIKIVPDMLSLSNAENRVRNAEIAQQNARLNFDRNKPLADKGVISAAEMQTFDVALKNADEEVAAAKEALQVVRDGISRSSAGNTIVRSTIDGMVLDVPVKEGNSVIERNNFNEGTTIAAIADMDDLIFQGKVDESEVGKVKLGMPVVLTVGAIENAKWDADLEYIAPKGVEENGAIQFEIRAAVKLKDGQTLRSGYSANADIVLEQRDSVYTVPESIVEFNDKGDSAFVQVKNGKDWKRTYIRTGLSDGINLEVLEGVAPATELKGAKVEPEGASITVN is encoded by the coding sequence ATGAAAAAGATCCTGAAATACCTCCTCTTCATCGGACTGGGCGCCCTCTTCATCTGGACGCTCTATTTCCTCTACCAGAAGAGCGCAAGCCGTCCGGACGAGTTCAAGGTGGAGAAGCTCGCGCGCAACAACGTGGTGAAGAAGACGGTGGCCAACGGCAAGATGGTGCCGCGCAAGGAGATCCTCATCAAGCCCGTGGTCAGCGGCATCATCGCCGAACTCTACGTGGAGGCCGGCGAGGTGGTGAAGCGTGACCAGCCGCTGGCCAAGATCAAGATCGTGCCCGACATGCTGAGCCTGAGCAACGCCGAGAACCGCGTGCGCAACGCCGAGATCGCGCAGCAGAACGCGCGCCTCAACTTCGACCGCAACAAGCCGCTGGCCGACAAGGGCGTGATCAGCGCGGCCGAGATGCAGACCTTCGATGTGGCGCTGAAGAACGCCGATGAGGAAGTGGCCGCGGCCAAGGAGGCCCTGCAGGTCGTGCGCGACGGCATCAGCCGCAGCAGCGCGGGCAACACCATCGTGCGCAGCACCATCGACGGCATGGTGCTCGACGTGCCGGTGAAGGAGGGCAACAGCGTGATCGAGCGCAACAACTTCAACGAGGGTACCACCATCGCCGCCATCGCCGACATGGACGACCTCATCTTCCAGGGCAAGGTGGACGAGAGCGAGGTGGGCAAGGTGAAGCTGGGCATGCCCGTGGTGCTCACCGTGGGCGCCATCGAGAACGCCAAGTGGGACGCCGACCTGGAGTACATCGCCCCCAAGGGGGTGGAGGAGAACGGCGCCATCCAGTTCGAGATCCGTGCGGCCGTGAAGCTCAAGGACGGGCAGACCCTGCGCAGCGGCTACAGCGCCAACGCGGACATCGTGCTGGAGCAGCGCGACAGCGTGTACACCGTGCCGGAGAGCATCGTGGAGTTCAACGACAAGGGCGACAGCGCCTTCGTGCAGGTGAAGAACGGCAAGGACTGGAAACGGACCTACATCCGCACTGGCCTTAGCGACGGCATCAACCTGGAGGTGCTGGAGGGCGTGGCCCCGGCGACCGAGCTCAAGGGCGCCAAGGTGGAGCCTGAAGGCGCGTCCATCACGGTGAACTGA
- a CDS encoding serine hydrolase, with amino-acid sequence MRTLPALLIAVSLTCGATLRAQPDLAALDAYLADALVKFDQPGLAVGVVKDGQLVWSKGYGKLDLAKADPVTPNSIFYMASISKAFTACAVGLLVDEGKVDWNDPVVKHLPWFRTPDAYVTEQMLVKDLLCHRSGWITFDGDLLWYATELGQREILERHAREPFTHPFRDEFGYSNLMFIAAAQLIEAVSGSTWDAFITERILRPLGMTRTTVETADLARFTDVALPHVRKGQDPTAPQKSMPYQSLRGADGACGVNSCVTDVAKWDAMWAAEGQVGGKPFLSETSFRTITSSHLPMGTEGAGLGWFLEEFNGHAVITHSGGMPGFILNHAVVPDQDLAVIALGNGESYSVFAATQKLLDAWLGDGKADPVSDMMPRIAKRRERDAKRVADRMTARVAKTKPSLPLSAYAGTYADKIYGEATITEANGALQLTFQPAKDLLTGTLGHWHFDTFQWQHADPFLEPGYITFTFDADHRVMGFKVDLHSPDFHFYKLDFRRK; translated from the coding sequence ATGCGAACGCTGCCTGCTCTCCTGATCGCCGTCTCCCTGACCTGCGGTGCGACGCTGCGCGCCCAACCGGACCTCGCCGCGTTGGACGCCTACCTCGCCGACGCCCTGGTGAAGTTCGACCAGCCCGGCCTGGCGGTCGGCGTGGTGAAGGACGGGCAGCTGGTATGGAGCAAGGGCTACGGCAAGCTCGACCTCGCCAAGGCCGATCCGGTGACGCCCAACAGCATCTTCTACATGGCCAGCATCAGCAAGGCGTTCACCGCCTGCGCCGTGGGCCTGCTGGTGGACGAAGGCAAGGTGGACTGGAACGACCCGGTGGTGAAGCACCTGCCGTGGTTCCGTACGCCGGACGCGTACGTCACCGAGCAGATGCTGGTGAAGGACCTGCTGTGCCACCGCAGCGGCTGGATCACCTTCGACGGCGACCTGCTGTGGTACGCCACGGAGCTGGGCCAGCGCGAGATCCTGGAGCGCCATGCCCGTGAACCCTTCACCCACCCTTTCCGTGACGAATTCGGATACAGCAACCTGATGTTCATCGCGGCCGCGCAGCTCATCGAGGCGGTGAGCGGCAGCACCTGGGACGCCTTCATCACCGAACGCATCCTGCGGCCGCTGGGCATGACCCGCACCACGGTGGAGACGGCCGACCTGGCGCGGTTCACGGACGTGGCGCTGCCGCACGTCCGCAAGGGGCAGGACCCCACCGCCCCGCAGAAGAGCATGCCCTACCAGTCGCTTCGTGGCGCCGACGGCGCGTGCGGGGTGAACAGCTGCGTGACCGATGTGGCCAAATGGGATGCGATGTGGGCCGCCGAGGGCCAGGTGGGCGGCAAGCCCTTCCTGAGCGAGACCAGCTTCCGCACCATCACCAGCAGCCACCTGCCGATGGGCACGGAGGGCGCCGGGCTCGGCTGGTTCCTGGAGGAGTTCAACGGCCATGCGGTGATCACCCACAGCGGCGGCATGCCGGGCTTCATCCTCAACCATGCGGTGGTGCCCGACCAGGACCTGGCGGTGATCGCCTTGGGCAACGGGGAGAGCTACAGCGTGTTCGCCGCCACACAGAAGCTGCTGGACGCCTGGCTCGGCGACGGCAAGGCGGACCCCGTGAGCGACATGATGCCGCGTATCGCGAAGCGCAGGGAGCGCGATGCCAAGCGCGTGGCCGATCGCATGACCGCCCGGGTGGCGAAGACCAAACCCTCGCTCCCGCTGAGCGCCTATGCCGGCACCTACGCGGACAAGATCTACGGGGAGGCGACCATCACCGAGGCGAACGGCGCCCTCCAGCTCACCTTCCAGCCCGCCAAGGACCTGTTGACCGGAACGCTCGGCCACTGGCACTTCGACACCTTCCAGTGGCAGCACGCGGACCCGTTCCTGGAGCCGGGCTACATCACCTTCACCTTCGATGCCGACCACCGGGTGATGGGCTTCAAGGTGGACCTGCACAGCCCCGATTTCCATTTCTACAAGCTGGACTTCCGCCGGAAATGA
- a CDS encoding tail fiber domain-containing protein produces the protein MSLRSTLLASAMAVVGTLSAQPFTPYGAFSYQAVVRDALGNALPNQLVNLRIGLGPCIGAVTYWETHLVTTDDLGMVNLRVGQGTPEVGTFEGYEWTSNCPHRLEVQIDLTGGTSFTALPPSIISAAPYAIMSRFARSLMDSAIVVDLFNDIYVHPDYRFGVGVDNPVNKLDVEGAAVIGASYSGTNTAPANGLLVQGNVGIGTTAPGAFNLLVNGSAAKPGGGSWSNSSDLRLKKNVAPLTGSLNTLLGLRGVSFEYKDPAAIHELPGTRIGFIAQEVEQVMPDWVEEVDGYKRLTIRGFEALAVEALRELHAENDALRAELETLRGQQARLMSALERTEARLDAIEHGTAPANAGR, from the coding sequence ATGAGCCTTCGTTCAACCCTGCTTGCCAGCGCCATGGCGGTGGTGGGCACACTTTCGGCGCAGCCCTTCACCCCGTACGGCGCGTTCAGCTATCAGGCCGTGGTGCGCGACGCCCTCGGCAATGCCCTGCCCAACCAGCTGGTCAATCTGCGCATCGGCCTGGGCCCCTGCATCGGCGCGGTCACCTATTGGGAGACGCACCTGGTGACCACCGACGACCTCGGCATGGTGAACCTCCGGGTGGGTCAGGGCACACCGGAGGTGGGGACCTTCGAGGGGTATGAGTGGACGAGCAATTGCCCGCACCGGTTGGAGGTGCAGATCGACCTCACCGGAGGAACGAGCTTCACCGCACTTCCTCCTTCGATCATCAGTGCTGCTCCGTACGCGATCATGTCGCGTTTCGCCCGTTCGTTGATGGACAGTGCCATAGTAGTGGACCTTTTCAACGACATCTACGTGCATCCTGACTATCGCTTCGGTGTCGGGGTGGACAACCCGGTGAACAAGCTGGATGTGGAGGGTGCGGCCGTGATCGGTGCGAGCTACTCGGGCACTAACACGGCGCCTGCGAACGGCCTGCTGGTGCAAGGGAACGTGGGCATCGGCACCACGGCGCCCGGCGCCTTCAATCTGCTGGTGAACGGCAGCGCGGCCAAACCCGGTGGGGGCAGCTGGTCCAACAGTTCGGACCTGCGCCTTAAGAAGAACGTGGCCCCGCTCACCGGATCACTGAACACGCTGCTCGGCCTGCGCGGGGTGAGCTTCGAGTACAAGGACCCCGCGGCCATCCACGAGCTGCCCGGCACCCGCATCGGCTTCATCGCGCAAGAGGTGGAGCAGGTGATGCCCGACTGGGTGGAGGAGGTGGACGGCTACAAGCGGCTCACCATCCGCGGCTTCGAGGCCCTCGCCGTGGAGGCCCTGCGTGAGCTGCACGCCGAGAACGACGCACTGCGCGCCGAACTGGAGACCCTTCGGGGACAGCAAGCGCGGTTGATGAGCGCCCTGGAACGTACCGAGGCCCGCCTCGACGCCATCGAGCATGGCACCGCTCCGGCGAACGCCGGGCGCTGA
- a CDS encoding 16S rRNA (uracil(1498)-N(3))-methyltransferase — translation MHRFHCTGLHAHEVALPEEEAAHALRVLRLRDGDAVELVDGAGMEADGVLRLIGRHEVHVRIGDRRTHPAPPSTLHLAVAPTKQAERFEWFVEKAVEVGVERITPLSTARTERGHLRTDRLRRVAVSAMKQSRRAWLPRIDDLSTLDALLQQAAQGQRFVAHAFGDPEPLMNAFVPAEDALLLVGPEGDWTEAELRMLLDAGFQAVGLGAARLRTETAALAACTWMSLARQRR, via the coding sequence ATGCACCGCTTCCACTGCACCGGCCTGCACGCCCACGAGGTCGCCCTACCCGAGGAGGAGGCCGCGCATGCACTGCGCGTGCTGCGCCTGCGCGATGGCGATGCGGTGGAGCTGGTGGACGGCGCGGGCATGGAAGCGGACGGGGTGCTGCGCCTCATCGGACGGCATGAGGTCCACGTGCGGATCGGCGACCGCCGCACGCACCCGGCCCCGCCCAGCACGCTGCACCTGGCCGTGGCCCCCACCAAACAGGCCGAGCGCTTCGAGTGGTTCGTGGAGAAGGCCGTGGAGGTGGGCGTGGAGCGCATCACGCCGCTGTCCACCGCGCGCACCGAACGCGGGCACCTGCGCACGGACCGGCTGCGGCGCGTGGCCGTAAGCGCCATGAAGCAGAGCCGCCGCGCGTGGCTGCCGCGCATCGACGACCTGTCGACGCTGGACGCTTTGCTTCAGCAGGCAGCACAGGGCCAACGCTTCGTGGCCCACGCCTTCGGCGACCCCGAACCCCTGATGAACGCCTTCGTTCCAGCGGAGGACGCGCTGCTGCTGGTGGGACCAGAGGGTGACTGGACCGAGGCGGAGCTGCGGATGCTGCTCGACGCCGGGTTCCAGGCGGTGGGCTTGGGCGCGGCCCGTCTGCGCACCGAGACGGCCGCCCTGGCCGCCTGCACCTGGATGAGCCTGGCGCGTCAGCGGCGGTAA
- a CDS encoding DUF4159 domain-containing protein, with protein MILRPVLLALLMAVLSGARAQSTYSIALLKYNGGGDWYANPTSLPNLVRFCNANLGTRMNPDVPTVEVGSSDLFNHPLVHMTGHGNVVFSPAEAENLRNYLIGGGFLHISDNYGMDPFIRPMMKRVFPELEFVALPFAHPIYHQRYDFAAGLPKVHEHDDKAPVGLGLIWDGRLVCFYDLECDLGDGWEDPDVHGDSEAMRTKALQMGANIVQFVFAGAQ; from the coding sequence ATGATCCTGCGGCCGGTCCTGCTCGCGTTGCTGATGGCGGTCCTTTCCGGGGCGCGGGCCCAGAGCACGTACAGCATCGCTCTACTGAAGTACAACGGCGGTGGCGACTGGTACGCCAACCCCACCAGCCTGCCCAACCTCGTCCGCTTCTGCAACGCCAACCTCGGCACGCGTATGAACCCCGACGTGCCCACCGTGGAAGTGGGGTCCAGCGACCTGTTCAACCATCCGCTGGTGCACATGACCGGGCACGGCAACGTGGTGTTCAGCCCCGCCGAGGCGGAGAACCTGCGCAACTACCTCATCGGCGGCGGCTTCCTGCACATCAGCGACAACTACGGCATGGACCCCTTCATCCGCCCCATGATGAAGCGCGTCTTCCCGGAGCTCGAGTTCGTGGCCCTGCCCTTCGCCCACCCCATCTATCACCAGCGCTACGACTTCGCCGCAGGCCTGCCCAAGGTGCATGAGCACGACGACAAGGCACCAGTGGGCCTCGGCCTCATCTGGGATGGACGGCTGGTCTGCTTCTACGACCTGGAGTGCGACCTGGGCGACGGCTGGGAGGACCCCGATGTGCATGGCGACAGTGAGGCGATGCGCACGAAGGCCCTGCAGATGGGGGCCAACATCGTGCAGTTCGTGTTCGCGGGAGCGCAGTAG
- a CDS encoding IS3 family transposase, with protein MVRRLVEQRQYSERRACKLLDLSASVYRYVPKEKNDAEVIEHMMRVAESEAQWGFSLIRIHMRNEGCKANKKRLHRIYKECKLPQRKRTKRRVPERVKDPIVLPIGPNITWSMDFMHDALVTGRKYRTFNVMDDFNREALCIAVDTSLPAPRAIRELEQLIEWRGKPERLRMDNGPEFIAQAMKEWAATNGIEFTYIQPGRPMQNGLIERFNRTYRTEVLDAWIFESLEQVRQMTQEWMWRYNHVRPHASLLRLSPRAFLLKCGQLPAHYAGSRAEFPTVQQDIHNTTTPRSTFTMHCA; from the coding sequence ATCGTACGCCGGCTGGTCGAACAGCGCCAGTACAGCGAACGCCGGGCCTGCAAGCTGTTGGACTTGAGCGCGAGCGTGTACCGCTACGTGCCCAAGGAGAAGAACGATGCGGAGGTGATCGAACACATGATGCGGGTGGCGGAGAGCGAGGCGCAGTGGGGCTTCTCGTTGATACGGATCCACATGCGCAACGAGGGCTGCAAGGCCAACAAGAAGCGTCTGCATCGGATCTACAAGGAGTGCAAGTTGCCCCAGCGCAAACGCACCAAACGCCGTGTCCCCGAGCGGGTGAAAGACCCGATCGTGCTGCCCATCGGGCCGAACATCACCTGGAGCATGGACTTCATGCACGATGCGCTGGTCACTGGCCGCAAGTACAGGACCTTCAACGTGATGGACGACTTCAACCGCGAAGCGCTGTGCATCGCGGTGGACACTTCACTGCCGGCCCCTCGTGCGATCCGGGAGCTCGAACAACTCATCGAGTGGCGCGGCAAGCCCGAACGCCTGCGCATGGACAACGGCCCGGAGTTCATCGCCCAGGCCATGAAAGAATGGGCGGCAACCAACGGCATCGAGTTCACCTACATCCAGCCTGGCCGGCCCATGCAGAACGGCCTGATCGAGCGCTTCAACAGGACCTACAGGACCGAAGTGCTGGATGCCTGGATCTTCGAGTCCCTCGAACAGGTCCGGCAGATGACCCAGGAGTGGATGTGGCGCTACAACCATGTGCGCCCGCACGCTTCGCTGCTCCGCCTCTCGCCCCGGGCGTTCCTGTTGAAATGTGGACAACTCCCTGCCCACTACGCAGGCTCACGCGCGGAGTTCCCCACAGTTCAACAGGACATCCACAACACCACCACACCAAGAAGTACCTTTACAATGCACTGCGCCTAA
- a CDS encoding transposase, whose translation MKKSRFTETQIVAMLREHEAGKKVADLCREHGVSQPTFYQWKAKYSGLDANQLKEFKELKAKYARLEKMYTEAQMDRQVLKEIIEGKL comes from the coding sequence ATGAAGAAGAGCAGATTCACCGAGACGCAGATCGTTGCGATGCTGCGAGAGCATGAGGCGGGCAAGAAGGTGGCGGACCTGTGCCGGGAGCACGGTGTGAGCCAGCCCACGTTCTACCAGTGGAAGGCCAAGTACAGCGGCCTGGACGCCAACCAGCTCAAGGAGTTCAAGGAGCTGAAGGCCAAGTATGCCCGGCTGGAGAAGATGTACACCGAGGCGCAGATGGACCGCCAGGTGCTTAAGGAGATCATCGAGGGAAAGTTGTAG
- a CDS encoding TerC family protein produces the protein MEDLFTVGALISLLTLTVLEVVLGIDNVIFVSIILGRMPEGKRLAGRRIWMVGGILLRSALLLGIGWLVHNGERALFSVLGYPFNLRNCIMFFGGLFLLYKAVKEIHHKLEGDDQDLGARTKPASFGALMAQILLVDAVFSFDSIVTAIGLAKHVEIMIAAVVIAMVVMFFFANAISGFIEKHPSLKMLALSFLVLVGFMLFFEGLEPVHHSEIPKGYAYAAMAFSFIVELLNMRYRKRVVKLNR, from the coding sequence ATGGAGGACCTGTTCACCGTCGGCGCGCTCATCAGCCTGCTCACCCTCACCGTGCTGGAAGTGGTGCTGGGGATCGACAACGTCATCTTCGTCAGCATCATCCTGGGGCGCATGCCCGAAGGGAAGCGGCTCGCCGGCCGGCGCATTTGGATGGTCGGCGGCATCCTGCTGCGGTCCGCACTTCTCCTGGGCATCGGGTGGTTGGTGCACAACGGCGAACGCGCGCTCTTCTCGGTGCTCGGCTACCCGTTCAACCTGCGCAACTGCATCATGTTCTTCGGCGGCCTCTTCCTGCTCTACAAGGCCGTGAAGGAGATCCACCACAAGTTGGAGGGGGATGATCAGGACCTGGGTGCCCGGACGAAGCCCGCCTCGTTCGGCGCCTTGATGGCCCAGATCCTCCTAGTGGACGCGGTGTTCTCCTTCGACAGCATCGTCACCGCCATCGGCCTGGCAAAGCATGTGGAGATCATGATCGCCGCCGTGGTGATCGCCATGGTCGTGATGTTCTTCTTCGCCAACGCCATCAGCGGCTTCATCGAGAAGCACCCCTCCCTGAAGATGCTGGCGCTCTCCTTCCTGGTGCTGGTGGGCTTCATGCTCTTCTTCGAGGGGCTGGAGCCGGTGCACCACAGCGAGATCCCGAAGGGCTACGCCTATGCCGCTATGGCCTTCAGCTTCATCGTGGAACTGCTCAACATGCGGTACCGGAAGCGGGTGGTGAAGCTTAATCGATGA
- a CDS encoding energy transducer TonB: MWTLLALALLAILALLLHADGWNNVLSPARNELVFAGRHQAYGAYRLRRDHQRVMALAVAATVALVAALVLLPRLFAPHGAAAAPPRSTGIIVELEKFTTQPVKPTAPTAPPQRSTPAAPRSQGQGFVPVAVDSIAHAPVDTASTPTSGTTGSGTATDSTASAAPAGGGGGTATGTTPAGPMGMMAVEEVPLYPGGMEALYRDLGRWVMYPDIDRTAGREGRVLVGFVVDEEGRVGEVRVISGVSRTLDAEAVRVVKRMPRWKPGRHGGQTVSVFYVLPINFKLGRN; encoded by the coding sequence ATGTGGACCCTGCTCGCCCTCGCCCTGCTCGCCATCCTTGCGCTGTTGCTCCACGCCGATGGATGGAACAACGTGCTGTCCCCCGCCCGGAATGAGCTGGTCTTCGCCGGCCGGCACCAGGCCTACGGCGCCTACCGCCTCCGGCGTGATCACCAGCGGGTGATGGCCCTGGCGGTGGCGGCCACGGTCGCCCTGGTGGCCGCGCTCGTGCTGCTACCTCGGCTCTTCGCTCCGCACGGTGCCGCCGCCGCCCCACCCCGCAGCACCGGCATCATCGTGGAGCTGGAGAAGTTCACCACGCAGCCGGTGAAGCCGACAGCACCCACCGCGCCCCCTCAGCGCAGCACCCCGGCGGCCCCGCGGAGCCAGGGACAGGGCTTCGTGCCCGTGGCGGTGGACAGCATCGCCCATGCCCCGGTGGATACGGCATCGACGCCCACGAGCGGTACCACCGGATCGGGGACGGCCACGGACAGCACCGCTTCCGCAGCGCCTGCCGGAGGTGGCGGAGGCACCGCCACCGGGACCACGCCGGCCGGCCCCATGGGCATGATGGCCGTAGAGGAAGTGCCGCTCTACCCCGGCGGCATGGAGGCATTGTACCGCGACCTGGGCCGCTGGGTGATGTACCCCGACATCGACCGCACGGCCGGGCGCGAAGGCCGCGTGCTCGTGGGCTTCGTGGTGGACGAGGAAGGCCGCGTGGGCGAGGTGCGCGTGATCAGCGGAGTGAGCCGCACGCTCGACGCCGAGGCGGTGCGGGTGGTGAAGCGCATGCCCCGCTGGAAGCCCGGACGCCACGGCGGCCAGACGGTGTCCGTGTTCTACGTGCTGCCGATCAACTTCAAGCTGGGCCGGAACTGA